Proteins encoded together in one Terriglobus saanensis SP1PR4 window:
- a CDS encoding response regulator transcription factor has product MSEKTLIVLVEDEDHLAKGLIFNLEAEGFRVHHEADGSSALNYLLDTPEKIGAVLLDVMLPGLDGFEIVRALRDAQNYVPVLMLTARSRPEDVLEGFSAGADDYLNKPFQLAILMARLTGLLRRMRWQQAVTNAPDEEIQDIYTFGTGKVIRFDALELEVNGKVTRLTLMEAELMRYLVEREGKIVSRKEILEEVWRVREDTDTRAIDNFIVRLRRYLEDDPARPTHLLTARGVGYRFVGNADSVPVQQ; this is encoded by the coding sequence TTGAGCGAAAAGACACTCATTGTTCTGGTGGAGGACGAAGATCATCTGGCGAAGGGACTCATCTTCAATCTGGAGGCCGAGGGCTTTCGTGTGCACCATGAAGCCGATGGAAGCAGCGCTCTGAACTATCTTCTGGACACGCCCGAAAAGATCGGCGCAGTCCTGCTCGACGTCATGCTGCCGGGCCTGGACGGGTTTGAGATCGTGCGCGCCCTCAGGGATGCCCAGAACTACGTGCCGGTCCTGATGCTGACCGCGCGGAGCCGTCCGGAAGATGTTCTCGAAGGCTTCTCCGCCGGTGCCGACGATTACCTGAACAAGCCATTTCAACTCGCCATTCTGATGGCAAGACTCACCGGGCTTTTGCGCCGCATGCGTTGGCAACAGGCAGTGACCAACGCCCCCGACGAAGAGATTCAGGACATTTACACCTTTGGCACCGGCAAGGTGATTCGTTTCGACGCGTTGGAGCTTGAAGTGAACGGCAAGGTGACCCGGCTGACCCTTATGGAAGCGGAGCTGATGCGTTATCTCGTGGAACGCGAGGGCAAGATCGTCTCCCGTAAAGAGATCCTCGAAGAGGTCTGGCGTGTACGCGAGGATACGGACACGCGGGCGATCGACAACTTTATCGTCCGCCTGCGGCGCTATCTGGAAGACGACCCGGCCCGGCCGACGCATCTGCTCACGGCGCGCGGTGTGGGATACAGATTTGTTGGCAACGCGGATTCCGTGCCTGTCCAGCAGTAG
- the lptF gene encoding LPS export ABC transporter permease LptF, whose protein sequence is MRILTRYILREVVSHAMLGGALFTFVLFMQRDLGHILELAVRGSATPNDVGRILLYSLPATLTFTIPMTVLVGILLGLGRLSADSEVTAMRASGFGVMQFVRVVSMSTVVALLVGLVNSLYIAPKSTASLLRLENDLKSSQASFEVQPRVFYEDFKNYVLYVQDTQPSQGATIWKHVFLADLTQPATPYITTANQAVVAVGKQQTLRLHFMDGSTHQISPTDPNQYNISTFAENDVPMQAGQQEDIKLTRSDAPMAAMTAGQLWQAQPGPQRRAAMIELNRRLSYPIACVVLMLVGVPLGLSSRRGGKSTGFVLTIVLVFLYYFLSSVGVALAKQGKLHPVIGVWAANVLFGFAGVLLLRQMTIGTVALGRIASVGVWLQRVTASFLRSRKKGEGIKHALEGAAHRGRRLLHSRFPLLLDDYVMREFLTSLALVLSSFLVLSVVFSFFELIGDIIRNRTPLVTVGGYLLNLIPYMIYSLTPLCALIAVLVTVGGLNRSSELTAMKASGMSLYRIVAPIFVLAAVLAVGLFAFDDLYLPQANRRQEALRSEIKGKPAQTFLRPDRKWISGQEANGSPTRIFYYQFFDSDKDVFANLTVFEFQPGSFLLQRRIFATSARWNPQVQQWEMENGWQRTFNHESIATYQPFATSTFPEIHELPAYFKKESRPSQEMSYGDLSAYIHDLKQSGFDTMRLRVQLNHKIAYPLMTLVMAIFAVPFAMMMGKRGSLAGYATAIGMAIAYQLIASVFESMGNVNALPPMLAAWSVDLLFALGGTYLLLRTPT, encoded by the coding sequence GTGCGGATACTGACGCGATATATCCTACGCGAAGTCGTCTCGCACGCCATGCTGGGTGGAGCGCTGTTTACTTTCGTGCTCTTCATGCAGCGCGACCTCGGCCACATTCTGGAACTCGCCGTGCGCGGTTCTGCGACCCCAAATGACGTCGGCCGCATCCTTCTCTATTCGCTTCCAGCCACTCTGACCTTCACCATTCCGATGACGGTTCTCGTGGGAATCCTTCTGGGGCTCGGTCGCCTTTCTGCGGACAGTGAAGTGACGGCCATGCGCGCCAGCGGATTCGGTGTGATGCAGTTCGTGCGCGTCGTCTCGATGTCAACGGTCGTTGCGCTTCTTGTCGGCCTGGTGAACTCGCTCTACATCGCTCCCAAAAGCACGGCGTCTCTCCTCCGTCTGGAAAACGATCTGAAGTCTTCGCAGGCTTCCTTCGAGGTGCAGCCTCGCGTCTTCTATGAAGACTTCAAAAATTACGTGCTCTATGTACAGGACACGCAGCCTTCACAGGGCGCCACGATCTGGAAGCATGTCTTTCTTGCCGACCTGACGCAGCCCGCAACGCCCTACATCACCACCGCGAACCAGGCCGTCGTGGCTGTTGGAAAACAACAAACGCTTCGCCTGCACTTCATGGATGGATCGACGCACCAGATCTCGCCGACCGATCCGAACCAGTACAACATCTCCACCTTCGCCGAAAACGATGTCCCCATGCAGGCGGGCCAGCAGGAAGATATCAAGCTGACGCGGAGCGATGCGCCCATGGCCGCCATGACCGCAGGACAGCTGTGGCAGGCGCAGCCCGGGCCGCAAAGACGGGCCGCGATGATCGAGTTGAACCGTCGCCTGAGCTATCCCATCGCCTGCGTGGTACTGATGCTCGTTGGTGTTCCGTTGGGGCTCTCCTCACGCCGTGGTGGCAAAAGCACAGGATTCGTTCTCACCATCGTCCTGGTGTTCCTCTACTACTTCCTCTCCTCGGTAGGCGTGGCGCTGGCAAAGCAAGGCAAGCTGCATCCTGTCATCGGGGTCTGGGCCGCCAATGTTCTGTTTGGCTTTGCAGGCGTTCTTCTTCTGCGCCAGATGACGATTGGAACCGTGGCCCTGGGACGCATCGCAAGTGTAGGCGTCTGGCTGCAGAGGGTGACGGCGAGCTTCCTGCGGAGCAGAAAAAAGGGAGAAGGCATCAAGCACGCGCTCGAAGGCGCTGCGCACAGAGGACGCAGGCTGTTGCATAGCCGCTTCCCTCTGCTTCTGGATGACTACGTGATGCGCGAGTTTCTTACCAGCCTGGCGCTAGTGCTCTCGTCTTTCCTTGTCCTGAGCGTGGTCTTCAGCTTCTTCGAACTCATTGGCGATATCATTCGCAACCGCACCCCTCTCGTGACCGTGGGCGGATACCTGCTGAACCTCATTCCCTACATGATTTACAGCCTGACGCCACTCTGCGCCTTGATCGCCGTGCTGGTGACGGTGGGCGGCCTGAACCGATCGAGCGAACTTACCGCCATGAAAGCGAGCGGCATGAGCCTCTACCGCATCGTCGCTCCGATCTTCGTTCTGGCAGCGGTGCTTGCGGTGGGACTCTTCGCCTTTGACGACTTATACCTGCCGCAGGCGAATCGCAGGCAGGAGGCCCTGCGCAGCGAGATCAAGGGAAAGCCCGCGCAGACCTTTCTCCGGCCCGACCGTAAATGGATCAGCGGACAGGAAGCCAATGGCTCGCCGACGCGGATCTTTTACTACCAGTTTTTCGACTCCGACAAAGACGTCTTCGCCAATCTGACGGTCTTCGAGTTTCAACCCGGCAGCTTCCTTCTGCAGCGTCGTATCTTTGCCACCAGCGCACGATGGAACCCACAGGTGCAACAGTGGGAGATGGAAAACGGATGGCAGCGCACCTTCAATCACGAGAGCATTGCCACCTACCAGCCCTTTGCAACCAGTACCTTTCCGGAGATCCATGAGCTTCCGGCCTACTTCAAGAAAGAGAGCCGTCCCTCGCAGGAGATGAGCTACGGCGATCTGAGCGCGTATATTCACGACCTGAAACAGAGCGGTTTTGACACCATGCGGCTCCGTGTTCAGTTGAATCACAAGATCGCCTATCCGCTGATGACGCTGGTGATGGCTATTTTCGCCGTGCCCTTCGCCATGATGATGGGCAAACGGGGCTCGCTGGCCGGATACGCCACCGCAATTGGCATGGCGATCGCGTACCAACTCATCGCGAGTGTCTTTGAATCCATGGGCAATGTGAACGCCCTTCCACCGATGCTCGCGGCGTGGAGCGTTGACCTTCTGTTTGCTCTTGGCGGAACGTATCTGCTGCTGCGAACCCCCACCTAA
- a CDS encoding FKBP-type peptidyl-prolyl cis-trans isomerase: MRNLSVMFVMATCITSASFQGQTTSTPATTKPAKSKTTTTKTGTAASRARARTHTTVPAPPPVEGLAAVGEMPAVTGVPQTAYALKYVEITIGTGELALPHKYYTVHYTGWTTDGKKFDSSHDHPGGEPFVFAAGAKRVITGWDTGFEGMHVGGKRRLLVPYQLAYGEFGHPPVIPAKAQLIFDIEFLGQSDTPSDQTAPPAPAQK, translated from the coding sequence TTGCGCAATCTGAGTGTGATGTTCGTGATGGCAACCTGCATCACTTCCGCGTCCTTTCAAGGACAAACGACAAGTACGCCTGCAACGACCAAGCCAGCAAAAAGCAAAACAACTACGACGAAGACCGGAACCGCTGCCTCCCGTGCGCGCGCCCGCACACACACTACGGTACCGGCGCCGCCGCCGGTAGAAGGATTGGCTGCTGTGGGAGAAATGCCCGCTGTTACAGGTGTACCTCAGACTGCATATGCCCTGAAGTACGTGGAGATCACCATCGGCACCGGAGAACTCGCCCTGCCACACAAGTACTACACCGTTCACTACACCGGTTGGACGACCGATGGGAAGAAGTTCGACTCCTCCCACGATCATCCTGGTGGCGAGCCTTTTGTCTTTGCTGCAGGGGCGAAGCGCGTCATCACCGGTTGGGATACGGGCTTTGAAGGCATGCATGTTGGAGGAAAGCGGCGTCTGCTGGTTCCCTATCAACTGGCCTACGGCGAGTTTGGTCATCCTCCTGTGATCCCTGCAAAAGCGCAGCTGATCTTTGACATCGAATTTCTCGGTCAATCCGATACTCCCTCGGATCAGACCGCACCCCCTGCACCGGCACAGAAGTAG
- a CDS encoding ABC transporter ATP-binding protein — MLDRLKPLRPYLKRYRASLAWGGLSVVLYNCSKIVMPLLIGRAIDHISRHVGERDVAHDAVWLLVVAVAAAIFLYLTRWIIIGASREIEFDLRNDLFANLERQPPAFYHEHRTGDIMARTTNDLNAVRQLLGPAIMYSANTVVFTLAALPFMIRMSPRLTIFAFLPLPAASLLVQTMGRRIHRRFERIQAMFSDISAQAQENFSGARLVRAFAQEEAEVARFETANQEYIRRSLMLVRLMAMLWPTLEFVLGISLVATLFFGGREVVQHRLSVGQFTAYMVYMVQLIWPMIALGWVVNLFQRGTASVERIDQLLRQKPAIWDEPAVENTVLPEIRGDIEFRGLTFRYGAAEILRDIDLTIPAGTSLAIVGPTGSGKSTLVNLVPRLLDAEAGMVLIDGRPIREWSLAQLREGIGFVPQETFLFSTSIRDNISFGVREATPAQVREAAVSAHIATEIEEFPAGFDTLVGERGITLSGGQKQRTSIARALLRNPRILILDDALASVDTYTEERILLALREQMKGRTTIFISHRVSTAQSADRIAVLVDGRIVETGTHEELLSAGGYYRGLYQKQQLEEEIAVVA; from the coding sequence ATGCTTGACCGTCTCAAACCGCTGCGTCCTTACCTCAAGCGCTATCGTGCGTCGCTGGCTTGGGGCGGTCTTTCCGTCGTGCTCTACAATTGCTCCAAGATCGTGATGCCGCTGCTGATTGGCCGCGCGATCGACCATATCTCGCGGCATGTGGGCGAACGGGATGTCGCACACGATGCGGTGTGGCTTCTCGTTGTGGCCGTCGCCGCAGCCATCTTCCTTTACCTGACACGGTGGATCATCATCGGCGCTTCGCGCGAGATCGAGTTCGATCTGCGCAACGACCTCTTCGCAAATCTCGAACGCCAACCGCCCGCTTTTTATCATGAACACCGTACGGGCGACATCATGGCCCGCACGACGAACGACTTGAATGCCGTCCGTCAGCTTCTTGGCCCGGCCATCATGTACTCGGCGAACACCGTGGTCTTCACACTCGCTGCGCTGCCGTTCATGATCCGCATGAGCCCGAGGCTCACGATCTTTGCGTTCCTTCCACTTCCCGCGGCGTCGCTGCTCGTGCAGACCATGGGACGTCGCATCCATCGGCGCTTCGAACGCATCCAGGCGATGTTTTCCGACATCTCGGCGCAGGCGCAGGAAAACTTTTCCGGTGCACGGCTCGTTCGCGCCTTCGCTCAGGAAGAAGCCGAGGTCGCCCGCTTCGAGACCGCGAACCAGGAGTACATCCGTCGCTCGCTCATGCTCGTGCGCCTGATGGCGATGCTCTGGCCCACGCTGGAGTTCGTCCTCGGCATCTCGTTGGTGGCGACGCTCTTCTTCGGCGGCCGCGAGGTCGTACAGCATCGCCTGTCCGTAGGCCAATTCACGGCTTACATGGTCTACATGGTGCAGCTTATCTGGCCTATGATCGCCCTCGGATGGGTAGTCAATCTCTTTCAGCGCGGAACCGCATCCGTAGAACGCATTGACCAACTCCTACGGCAGAAGCCCGCCATCTGGGATGAGCCAGCAGTAGAGAACACAGTCCTGCCGGAGATACGGGGCGACATCGAGTTCCGTGGCCTGACCTTCCGTTATGGTGCCGCCGAGATCCTGCGCGATATCGACCTCACGATTCCGGCGGGAACCAGTCTCGCCATCGTTGGGCCTACCGGCTCGGGCAAATCGACGCTCGTAAATCTTGTCCCCCGTCTTCTGGATGCCGAAGCAGGCATGGTCTTGATCGATGGACGCCCCATTCGCGAGTGGTCTCTGGCGCAGTTGCGCGAAGGCATCGGGTTTGTGCCGCAGGAGACGTTTCTCTTCTCCACCAGCATTCGCGACAACATCTCCTTTGGCGTGCGCGAAGCAACACCGGCCCAGGTACGAGAGGCCGCCGTCTCCGCACACATCGCCACAGAGATCGAGGAATTCCCTGCTGGCTTCGATACGCTGGTTGGAGAACGCGGCATCACCCTTTCGGGCGGCCAAAAGCAGCGCACCTCTATCGCCCGCGCACTTCTGCGCAATCCGCGGATTTTGATTCTGGATGATGCCTTGGCCAGCGTGGACACTTACACGGAAGAACGCATCCTTCTGGCTCTGCGCGAACAGATGAAGGGGCGTACCACAATCTTCATCTCGCACCGCGTCTCCACGGCGCAGAGCGCGGACCGCATCGCTGTTCTGGTGGATGGTCGCATCGTGGAAACCGGAACGCACGAAGAGCTGCTCTCCGCGGGAGGATACTACCGTGGGCTTTATCAGAAGCAGCAGTTGGAAGAAGAGATCGCCGTCGTAGCTTAG
- a CDS encoding VTT domain-containing protein — MPIALQFFVHYAYGIVFLWVLIEQLGLPIPSAPMLLTAGTLSATHKIHAFPVMLAVLAACAIADSLWYFAGVRYGGRVVRLVCRLSLEASACVKKTEGYFERRGAITLVFAKFVPGLSALAPPIAGQAGMPFARFLALDLIGSTLWGGAFVFGGSFFGRLAERSTMLFHALGRYGVVIFAVLLLSIIGYRLYRQRSFLLSVRELRLGPDELKSMIETAENLGGEPPVIVDLRHPLDYLPDPRVLPGAYRIGPKELEKQAALLPRDRDIVLYCTCPSEETSAALALRLHKLGIHRVRPLKGGFEGWRDAGYPLMDYTEPVLPRIA, encoded by the coding sequence ATGCCAATCGCACTCCAATTCTTTGTCCACTATGCCTACGGCATCGTGTTTCTTTGGGTGCTGATCGAGCAGCTGGGCCTCCCCATCCCTTCTGCTCCCATGCTGCTGACGGCGGGAACCCTCTCGGCAACGCACAAGATCCACGCGTTTCCAGTGATGCTCGCGGTCCTGGCGGCCTGCGCCATCGCAGATTCGCTCTGGTATTTTGCGGGTGTCCGTTACGGAGGCCGCGTCGTGCGGCTCGTCTGCCGTCTTTCGCTGGAAGCTTCCGCCTGCGTGAAAAAGACGGAGGGCTACTTCGAGCGTCGCGGCGCAATTACGCTGGTTTTTGCAAAATTCGTTCCCGGACTTTCTGCTCTCGCACCGCCCATCGCCGGACAGGCGGGCATGCCCTTTGCACGTTTTCTTGCGCTGGACTTGATAGGTTCCACGCTATGGGGCGGAGCTTTTGTCTTCGGTGGCAGCTTCTTTGGACGCCTCGCGGAGCGCAGCACGATGCTCTTTCATGCCCTCGGCCGTTATGGCGTGGTCATCTTCGCTGTTTTGCTGCTCAGCATCATCGGCTACCGGCTCTACCGCCAGAGGTCGTTTCTGCTCTCTGTGCGTGAGTTGCGCCTTGGGCCGGATGAGCTGAAGTCCATGATCGAGACTGCGGAAAATCTTGGCGGCGAACCGCCGGTCATCGTCGATCTCCGCCACCCGCTCGACTATCTGCCCGATCCGCGTGTCTTACCGGGCGCCTATCGAATCGGACCGAAGGAGTTGGAGAAACAGGCCGCGCTTTTGCCGCGTGATCGCGACATTGTGCTGTACTGCACTTGCCCATCGGAGGAGACCTCGGCGGCGTTGGCTCTACGCCTGCACAAGCTGGGGATTCACCGTGTGCGTCCGCTGAAGGGCGGATTCGAAGGCTGGCGCGATGCGGGATATCCGCTCATGGACTACACTGAGCCGGTTCTTCCGCGTATCGCCTAA
- a CDS encoding HlyD family secretion protein, with product MAEPDQQNQQPATDDKQAGNSAPPPPPETPEKKARRKFIIFGVVLLLVLIALFFYWRSTFTENTDDAQVDGDLYAVSARVGGQVIKVNVTDNQEVKAGDVIAEIDPRDYQVALEQAEAELANAKASYVQASSNVPITATQTQTESATTGSDVASAQAGVAQALKQVAAAQARVAQAQANATKAALDVERYTPLVEKDVISKQQFDQAVATAAGTQAALLEAQSNVIAQQENVRQMQSKLAQARSQASQANINGPKQVAVQQAKAQGATADIQQAQAKVDQARLNLSYTHITAPTAGVINKKNVAVGQNISIGQNMLTIIPLDNLWITANFKETQLQKMKPGQKVEIKVDALGGRKYEGHVTQIGGATGSRLSLFPPENATGNYVKVVQRIPVRIDLEPNQNNDHLLRPGFSVDPDVAIK from the coding sequence GTGGCAGAGCCCGATCAGCAGAATCAACAACCGGCAACCGACGATAAACAGGCCGGAAACAGTGCGCCGCCGCCACCTCCTGAGACGCCCGAGAAGAAGGCGCGCCGCAAGTTCATCATCTTCGGCGTGGTTTTGTTGCTCGTCCTTATCGCCCTCTTCTTTTACTGGAGGTCGACCTTTACGGAGAACACGGACGATGCCCAGGTGGACGGCGATCTCTATGCCGTTTCCGCACGTGTGGGCGGGCAGGTCATCAAGGTCAACGTCACGGATAACCAGGAGGTCAAAGCTGGCGATGTGATCGCCGAAATCGACCCCCGCGACTATCAGGTGGCTTTGGAGCAGGCCGAGGCCGAGTTGGCGAATGCGAAGGCAAGCTATGTGCAGGCAAGCTCAAACGTGCCGATCACAGCGACCCAGACACAGACGGAGTCGGCCACAACAGGATCCGACGTCGCTTCCGCTCAGGCAGGGGTTGCACAGGCCCTGAAGCAGGTAGCTGCAGCCCAGGCGCGCGTTGCGCAGGCCCAGGCGAATGCCACCAAGGCTGCGCTGGACGTAGAGCGTTACACGCCACTCGTCGAGAAGGACGTCATCTCCAAACAGCAGTTCGACCAGGCTGTCGCGACCGCTGCTGGAACCCAGGCAGCATTGCTTGAGGCGCAGTCGAATGTGATCGCGCAGCAGGAGAATGTGCGTCAGATGCAGTCGAAGCTGGCTCAGGCTCGCTCGCAGGCTTCGCAGGCCAATATCAACGGACCGAAGCAGGTAGCTGTGCAGCAGGCGAAGGCACAGGGCGCAACGGCTGACATACAACAGGCCCAGGCAAAGGTCGATCAGGCCCGCCTGAACCTCAGCTATACCCACATCACTGCTCCGACGGCAGGCGTCATCAACAAAAAGAATGTCGCCGTGGGACAAAACATCAGCATAGGGCAGAACATGCTGACGATCATCCCGCTCGACAATCTCTGGATTACGGCCAACTTCAAGGAAACACAGCTTCAGAAAATGAAGCCCGGCCAGAAGGTTGAGATCAAGGTGGATGCACTCGGCGGTCGCAAGTACGAAGGCCATGTCACCCAGATCGGTGGCGCTACCGGATCGCGTCTTTCGCTCTTTCCCCCGGAAAATGCGACGGGAAACTATGTGAAGGTGGTCCAGCGTATTCCGGTCCGGATCGATCTTGAGCCGAACCAGAACAACGATCACCTGTTGCGCCCAGGGTTCTCTGTGGATCCCGACGTCGCAATCAAGTAA